A single genomic interval of Lewinellaceae bacterium harbors:
- a CDS encoding tetratricopeptide repeat protein produces the protein MKSRFIIPMLLFVAGTAAIAQQAAIEGQVAIHNSEYITGKVQYVEGAFVGALNTTTQPTDKKGRFQLKFAGVDRGNFIDITVEKTDLEVANPYDIQGVAIGKEAPLHIFLIEKGQLEQAKKELLNGSASALEARREKLTASLRRGGEEARLTLLELEKQLNRKITGRFEGEKLLREQSDELKKRLPETAENLARTNLDLASGAYRQAFELYRNGEMEDAIAALDKAGLEEEAEKALSRLLELERKGKGKQAAEERESVRQAAKAYQLKAQACLLVFQYQDALNAHQKAVPLLEKSAEGDNIGLAEAYAEMAFNYLLLREYANALYYQQRNVKIKERLLGPDAPETASSYNLLADIYRDLEEYPTALEVQQKAIAIQERALPPGHPDFAVSYAGLASIYRLMKEYSMAGEALQKALAIQERVLPPNHPDVGLSYHTLAEIHLEGQAHSQALEAQLKALFIQERALPPGHPDIVQAYNTLARVYHNLGDYQRALAIQQKVISMQERVLPPGHPDIADSYHNLSSTFYFLNSLDSAIHYEHQSYTLLQEQLPAYHPRIQAAEASFAFLYTTRGERLQSAGLYQEAIKDLRKALEFRPDNEEAKSRIKQMQTGEKDPPEALALRGSNTSRPASQRSPRVPPKTEAPSPSLGTFQVTKATSLRALPTSSSAVINRLAEGDQLQVVEKTEYYWWKVVDKGRVGYVKALLLEKVK, from the coding sequence ATGAAAAGTCGTTTCATCATCCCAATGCTCTTATTTGTAGCCGGCACGGCGGCAATCGCCCAGCAGGCTGCCATCGAGGGGCAGGTTGCCATCCACAACAGCGAGTACATCACCGGCAAGGTGCAATACGTCGAAGGCGCCTTCGTCGGCGCGCTGAACACCACGACACAACCCACCGACAAAAAGGGGCGGTTCCAACTCAAATTTGCCGGCGTCGACCGCGGCAATTTCATAGATATTACTGTGGAGAAAACAGATTTGGAGGTGGCCAACCCCTATGACATTCAGGGCGTAGCCATTGGAAAAGAAGCTCCGCTGCACATATTCCTGATAGAAAAGGGGCAGCTCGAGCAGGCGAAAAAGGAACTGCTCAACGGCAGCGCCAGCGCGCTCGAGGCCCGGCGCGAAAAATTAACCGCCAGCTTGCGCCGGGGTGGCGAAGAAGCCAGGTTAACCCTGCTGGAGCTGGAAAAACAACTCAACCGGAAAATAACCGGCCGCTTCGAAGGGGAGAAACTGCTCCGGGAGCAGTCGGATGAACTGAAAAAGCGCCTTCCGGAAACGGCGGAAAACCTGGCGCGGACCAACCTCGACCTCGCTTCCGGCGCCTACCGGCAGGCCTTTGAGCTTTACCGGAATGGAGAAATGGAAGATGCCATCGCCGCGCTGGATAAGGCCGGGCTGGAAGAAGAGGCGGAAAAGGCCTTATCCCGCCTGCTGGAACTGGAAAGGAAGGGAAAAGGCAAACAGGCAGCGGAGGAGCGGGAAAGCGTGCGGCAGGCGGCAAAAGCCTATCAGCTTAAAGCGCAGGCCTGCCTGCTGGTTTTCCAGTATCAGGATGCGCTAAATGCCCATCAAAAAGCGGTGCCCTTGCTGGAAAAATCGGCAGAGGGAGACAACATCGGCCTGGCGGAAGCTTATGCTGAAATGGCGTTCAATTACCTGCTGCTCCGCGAATATGCCAACGCGCTCTACTACCAGCAAAGAAACGTAAAAATTAAAGAGCGCCTGCTGGGCCCCGACGCCCCGGAGACAGCGTCTTCTTATAACCTCCTGGCGGATATCTACCGGGATTTGGAGGAATATCCGACTGCCCTGGAAGTTCAGCAAAAAGCGATAGCCATCCAGGAGCGGGCGCTGCCGCCCGGCCATCCCGATTTCGCCGTTTCCTATGCCGGCCTGGCCAGTATCTACCGCCTCATGAAAGAATACAGCATGGCAGGGGAGGCTTTGCAAAAAGCGCTGGCCATTCAGGAACGGGTATTGCCCCCCAACCACCCCGATGTCGGCCTGTCTTACCATACGCTGGCCGAAATCCACCTGGAGGGGCAAGCTCACAGCCAGGCACTGGAAGCCCAGTTGAAAGCGTTGTTCATCCAGGAGCGGGCGCTGCCGCCCGGCCATCCGGATATCGTTCAGGCCTACAACACGCTTGCCCGGGTATACCACAACCTGGGCGACTACCAACGGGCGCTCGCCATACAGCAAAAGGTAATTTCCATGCAGGAGCGGGTACTGCCGCCCGGCCATCCCGATATCGCCGATTCCTATCACAACCTGTCGTCCACTTTCTACTTCCTCAACAGCCTGGACAGCGCGATTCATTATGAACACCAGTCCTACACCCTCCTGCAGGAGCAACTGCCGGCTTACCACCCCCGCATTCAGGCCGCCGAAGCCTCTTTTGCTTTCCTTTACACCACCCGGGGAGAACGCCTGCAATCCGCCGGCTTATACCAGGAGGCGATAAAAGACCTCCGGAAAGCCCTGGAATTCCGGCCCGACAATGAGGAAGCCAAAAGCAGAATAAAGCAAATGCAAACCGGCGAAAAGGACCCGCCGGAGGCCCTCGCCCTCAGGGGCAGCAATACGAGCCGGCCTGCTTCCCAACGCAGCCCCCGGGTACCCCCTAAAACAGAGGCGCCCTCGCCATCCCTCGGCACCTTTCAGGTGACGAAGGCGACCAGCCTGAGGGCGCTGCCTACTTCTTCCTCGGCCGTGATCAACAGGCTGGCGGAGGGCGATCAGCTACAAGTGGTGGAAAAAACGGAATATTACTGGTGGAAGGTCGTCGATAAGGGGCGGGTAGGGTATGTGAAGGCGTTGTTGCTGGAAAAGGTAAAATAG
- a CDS encoding MFS transporter, with the protein MNSLQLILSTPRYFAPAWVFASLNILVGTWVLYIPYVKEKLALDDGQVGIALFFFALGTLSMISISPAIIGRVGLGRTTLAGIVVLSMAFLLPLSASSYPWLCCALYVAGLFACLTDIAMNALVSEIEQEDGVHFMSASHGFFSLGGVIGGGIGSLVITWFEVPLTHMVWVIAGVILANMLLAKAYLNIPGKKVERQQQPFKIGLLKPLLGLTMIAFLIMGSEGAIEHWSKLYLQEVVLIASERTTGLGFVIFSATMTLGRFFGDAVSKRYGATTIIIGGCLISMLGFLSILMAELIPSLIGFGLVGLGFSVIIPELFRLAGKTKGVSSAEGISFVAGFGYVGFLISPAFLGFLSRMDSLKLSFTALLVAAGVAMAITIFLKKRSLKGAASVGRR; encoded by the coding sequence ATGAATTCCCTGCAGCTGATTCTGTCTACCCCCCGCTACTTTGCCCCCGCCTGGGTATTTGCCTCCCTCAACATCCTGGTCGGCACCTGGGTGCTGTACATTCCTTATGTCAAGGAAAAGCTGGCTTTGGATGACGGGCAGGTCGGTATTGCCTTGTTCTTTTTTGCATTGGGCACCCTGTCTATGATCTCCATTTCGCCGGCCATCATCGGGCGGGTGGGTTTGGGTAGAACGACGCTCGCCGGCATTGTCGTTTTATCCATGGCCTTTTTATTGCCGCTGTCCGCCTCCAGTTACCCATGGCTTTGCTGCGCCCTCTACGTTGCCGGCTTGTTTGCCTGCCTCACCGATATTGCCATGAATGCGCTGGTATCGGAAATAGAGCAGGAGGATGGCGTGCATTTCATGTCGGCTTCCCATGGGTTCTTTAGCCTGGGGGGCGTGATCGGCGGCGGGATCGGCAGCCTGGTGATCACCTGGTTTGAGGTGCCGCTTACGCACATGGTTTGGGTAATAGCCGGAGTAATACTGGCCAATATGCTGTTGGCCAAAGCCTACCTGAATATACCCGGAAAAAAGGTGGAACGACAGCAGCAGCCGTTTAAAATCGGGTTGCTGAAGCCGCTGCTGGGGCTTACCATGATCGCCTTCCTGATCATGGGCAGCGAAGGGGCCATCGAACACTGGAGCAAACTGTACCTGCAAGAGGTGGTATTGATCGCTTCCGAGCGGACGACTGGCCTGGGTTTTGTGATCTTTTCGGCGACGATGACCCTGGGGCGGTTCTTCGGGGATGCCGTCAGCAAGCGTTATGGAGCAACCACCATTATTATTGGAGGCTGTTTAATCAGCATGTTGGGTTTTTTGAGCATCCTGATGGCGGAGCTTATTCCATCTTTGATCGGTTTTGGCCTGGTAGGCCTGGGTTTTTCCGTGATCATCCCGGAGCTTTTCCGGCTGGCCGGAAAAACCAAAGGAGTCTCTTCAGCAGAGGGAATCTCATTTGTCGCCGGCTTTGGCTATGTGGGCTTTCTGATCAGCCCGGCTTTTCTTGGTTTTCTGTCCAGGATGGATAGCCTGAAGCTGAGTTTCACCGCCTTGCTGGTGGCGGCGGGGGTGGCTATGGCAATCACGATTTTTCTGAAAAAACGAAGTTTGAAAGGGGCGGCCAGTGTTGGCCGGCGTTGA
- a CDS encoding GNAT family N-acetyltransferase codes for MAKNKFGSYPLPAWLQSYMERNIGRRPIWNFPHIPDSPEGLSFEMLDFENRHHILEMFGNDPDPWVDERFKDPQQLYEYVAHLRIVMPYTGKRGGADWLVSKEREYVGLLHAFEFSRENFGYNHRKCAMGFAFAENHRGAGLPLRAVQYFQEFLFRKMDRLYLTASVKRGNLRSIAFLKKLGFRETRLDWEAEHPGKEPPEEVYLENFRSPQARGRVRNYWKRMEEKYRI; via the coding sequence ATGGCAAAAAACAAATTCGGCAGTTATCCCCTCCCCGCCTGGCTGCAATCCTACATGGAGCGCAACATAGGCCGCCGGCCGATATGGAACTTCCCCCATATTCCCGACTCCCCGGAAGGGCTGTCTTTCGAAATGCTGGATTTTGAGAACCGCCACCACATCCTTGAAATGTTCGGGAACGACCCCGACCCCTGGGTGGACGAGCGCTTCAAAGACCCGCAGCAACTCTACGAATACGTCGCCCACCTGCGCATCGTCATGCCCTATACCGGCAAGCGGGGCGGCGCCGACTGGCTGGTGAGCAAAGAAAGGGAGTATGTGGGCCTCCTGCACGCCTTCGAGTTCAGCCGGGAAAACTTCGGCTACAACCACCGCAAATGCGCCATGGGCTTTGCTTTTGCCGAAAACCACCGAGGTGCCGGCCTGCCGCTCCGGGCCGTGCAGTATTTCCAGGAGTTTCTTTTTCGGAAAATGGACCGGCTCTATCTCACCGCCTCCGTTAAACGGGGCAACCTGCGCAGCATCGCCTTCCTGAAAAAGCTGGGCTTCCGGGAAACCCGCCTGGATTGGGAGGCGGAGCACCCGGGCAAAGAACCGCCGGAGGAGGTGTATCTGGAAAATTTCCGCTCCCCCCAGGCGCGGGGCAGAGTCCGGAACTACTGGAAGAGGATGGAGGAGAAATACCGTATTTAG
- a CDS encoding WG repeat-containing protein, with amino-acid sequence MGKKLNFLYFLLVLLLAFSCAPKPGSEQKAADMAKEQEALSAGKTSEADAIVEEEAYIPFFSDSPKSYTIALKPGTGFVALNEKGEILYEVFPYDNGPDYPADGYFRIVANGKIGYADEETGEVSIPPQYAAARPFEHGYAPVCPDCETRADGEYSSWVNGKWGLIDKQGRVVVAPQFEEILEVAEDGRVLAVDAGVQKWIKIE; translated from the coding sequence ATGGGCAAGAAACTAAATTTTTTGTATTTTTTGCTGGTCCTATTGCTGGCCTTTAGCTGCGCTCCAAAACCGGGCAGCGAACAAAAAGCCGCCGATATGGCCAAAGAGCAGGAAGCCCTTTCGGCAGGTAAAACCAGCGAAGCGGATGCTATCGTTGAAGAAGAAGCCTACATCCCGTTTTTTTCCGATAGCCCCAAAAGCTATACCATCGCACTAAAGCCCGGTACCGGGTTTGTGGCCCTGAATGAAAAGGGCGAAATCCTGTACGAAGTATTTCCGTACGACAACGGCCCGGATTATCCTGCTGACGGCTATTTCCGGATAGTGGCGAATGGTAAAATAGGCTACGCGGACGAGGAAACGGGCGAGGTTAGCATACCCCCGCAGTACGCCGCAGCGCGCCCGTTCGAACATGGCTATGCTCCGGTATGCCCGGATTGTGAAACCAGGGCCGATGGGGAATATTCGAGCTGGGTGAATGGCAAGTGGGGGTTGATCGACAAGCAGGGTAGGGTAGTAGTGGCGCCCCAGTTTGAGGAAATCCTTGAAGTAGCGGAGGATGGGCGGGTTTTGGCGGTGGATGCGGGAGTGCAAAAATGGATAAAAATAGAGTAG
- a CDS encoding AAA family ATPase: MAKQAQYDYIYYGTRAKAGEVIAFVKHVLHANMRAEARGQRKTPICIWGKHGIGKTEIVQALAEEEGYQFRYIAPAQFEEMGDLVGMPSIEEGRTVFRAPEWVPRQEGPGILLIDDVNRADDRILRGIMQLLQNFELVSWKLPHQWQIVLTANPDGGDYSVTPMDDAMVTRMMHITLEFDPREWAKWAEQNGVDSRGIDFVLTYPEVVTGLRTTPRTLVQFFETIAEIANLGANLGLVRTLADSCLDQNTAATFIAFVNQELRALLKPQDICNAGDFESEIGQPLRSTVMKKSLRVDILATICTRLVNYLTLAKRPLDKRQLQNVIDFIKLSYLPNDIRLTMVQDLADPAKPNSANLLPILEDPEVGKILLEGM, from the coding sequence ATGGCCAAACAAGCCCAATACGACTACATATACTACGGCACCCGGGCCAAAGCCGGTGAAGTGATCGCCTTTGTCAAACACGTCCTGCATGCCAATATGCGGGCCGAGGCGCGCGGGCAGCGCAAGACGCCCATCTGCATCTGGGGCAAGCACGGCATCGGCAAGACGGAGATCGTGCAGGCCCTGGCCGAAGAAGAGGGTTACCAGTTCCGCTACATCGCCCCGGCCCAGTTTGAGGAGATGGGCGACCTGGTGGGCATGCCGTCTATCGAAGAGGGGCGTACCGTCTTCCGGGCACCGGAATGGGTGCCCCGGCAGGAAGGCCCCGGCATCCTGCTCATCGACGACGTCAACCGGGCCGACGACCGCATCCTGCGCGGCATCATGCAGTTGTTGCAAAACTTCGAACTGGTCAGCTGGAAGCTGCCGCACCAATGGCAGATCGTACTCACCGCCAACCCGGACGGGGGCGACTACTCGGTGACGCCCATGGACGACGCCATGGTCACCCGCATGATGCACATCACCCTGGAATTCGACCCCCGGGAATGGGCCAAGTGGGCGGAACAGAACGGCGTAGATTCCCGCGGCATCGACTTCGTGCTCACCTACCCGGAGGTGGTCACCGGCCTGCGCACCACACCGCGCACCCTGGTCCAGTTCTTCGAAACCATTGCCGAGATTGCCAACCTGGGCGCCAACCTCGGCCTGGTTCGCACTCTGGCCGACTCGTGTCTCGACCAAAACACTGCCGCTACCTTCATCGCCTTTGTCAACCAGGAACTGCGCGCCCTGCTCAAACCCCAGGACATTTGCAACGCCGGGGATTTCGAAAGCGAGATCGGGCAGCCTTTGCGCAGCACCGTCATGAAAAAGTCTTTGCGGGTAGACATCCTGGCTACCATCTGCACCCGCCTGGTCAATTACCTCACCCTCGCCAAACGGCCGCTGGACAAGCGGCAACTTCAAAACGTCATCGATTTTATCAAACTGAGCTACCTTCCCAACGACATCCGCCTCACCATGGTGCAGGACCTGGCCGACCCGGCCAAGCCCAACAGCGCCAACCTGCTGCCGATATTGGAAGATCCGGAGGTGGGGAAGATATTGCTGGAGGGGATGTAG
- a CDS encoding alpha/beta fold hydrolase — MPHLTANGAKLYYEDTGQGAETIVFSHGLLWSGRMFADQVSHLKDRYRVIAYDHRGQGRSEVTPNGYDMDTLTQDALALLDALGVERCHFAGLSMGGFVALRLASRHPERIQSLILMETTAQPEPAENVPRYRLLNTIVKLLGTWAVKRPVLNIMFSQAFLHNPARKAERRHWEKELTANKRTITRAVQGVIDREGVPPEALAAIQCPTLIIVGEQDVATVPAKSEYLHEHIPNSRLVRIPNAGHTSSVEEPEAVNKAIDGFLVE; from the coding sequence ATGCCCCACCTCACCGCCAACGGCGCAAAACTCTACTACGAAGACACCGGCCAGGGCGCCGAAACCATCGTTTTCTCCCACGGCCTGCTGTGGAGCGGCCGCATGTTCGCCGATCAGGTCAGCCACTTGAAGGATCGCTACCGCGTCATTGCTTATGACCACCGGGGGCAGGGCCGCAGCGAGGTAACCCCCAACGGCTACGATATGGACACCCTCACCCAGGACGCCCTGGCCCTTCTGGACGCCCTGGGCGTGGAGCGCTGCCACTTCGCCGGCCTGAGCATGGGCGGATTCGTTGCCCTGCGCCTGGCCTCCCGCCACCCGGAGCGGATACAGTCCCTGATCCTGATGGAAACGACGGCCCAGCCGGAGCCTGCAGAAAATGTGCCCCGCTACCGCCTGCTCAATACCATCGTCAAGCTGCTGGGAACCTGGGCGGTGAAAAGGCCGGTCTTGAACATCATGTTCAGCCAGGCTTTCCTGCACAACCCCGCCCGCAAAGCTGAACGCCGCCACTGGGAAAAGGAACTCACCGCCAACAAGCGGACCATCACCCGCGCCGTGCAGGGCGTCATCGACCGCGAAGGGGTGCCTCCGGAGGCTCTGGCTGCTATCCAATGCCCCACGCTCATCATCGTCGGCGAGCAGGACGTAGCCACCGTGCCTGCCAAATCGGAATACCTGCACGAACACATCCCCAACTCCCGGCTGGTGCGCATACCCAATGCCGGCCATACCTCCAGCGTGGAAGAGCCGGAGGCGGTGAATAAGGCGATCGATGGCTTTTTGGTTGAATGA
- a CDS encoding helix-turn-helix transcriptional regulator: MAEYFKGMVRQATPGKEALAWQRLAAWAGNEIRFSSVSEVDITLDTSKFHITLPQAGTETFRVDGKPFSAQAGEYFIFNPQQHVRAEGAFKKPVEGYCLFLTEKAILETAHVIGQPIESALDSPFSYPWQQQEFMVKSYCLQENPFGQYLLRLQQNLRHSSREQLIDWDTLYFEMAAEFLRAHRQIGNQLQAIPSVRTLTKQEIYRRLSRAHVFILENFAEPVSLEDLERIAFFSKFHIVRLYRQIYGLTPYQHILHLRIGRAKELLRKDHSPTEVALRLSFSDRRAFAKTFKKIAGVSPSVFRQEN, translated from the coding sequence ATGGCGGAATACTTCAAAGGAATGGTCAGGCAGGCGACACCGGGCAAGGAGGCCCTGGCCTGGCAAAGGCTTGCGGCCTGGGCCGGAAATGAGATAAGGTTTTCTTCCGTTTCAGAGGTGGATATTACATTGGATACCTCGAAGTTTCACATTACCCTGCCGCAGGCCGGCACGGAAACTTTCCGGGTGGATGGGAAGCCCTTTTCGGCACAGGCCGGGGAATACTTCATTTTCAACCCTCAGCAACACGTGCGGGCAGAAGGCGCTTTTAAGAAACCCGTGGAGGGCTATTGCCTTTTCCTCACGGAAAAAGCAATACTGGAAACAGCACATGTTATTGGCCAACCCATTGAATCAGCCCTCGATTCGCCTTTCTCCTATCCCTGGCAGCAGCAGGAGTTTATGGTGAAAAGTTACTGCTTGCAGGAAAATCCTTTTGGGCAGTATCTGCTGCGTTTACAACAAAATTTACGCCATAGCTCCAGAGAGCAGCTCATTGACTGGGATACCTTGTATTTTGAAATGGCAGCCGAATTCCTCCGAGCCCACCGCCAGATCGGCAACCAGTTGCAGGCTATCCCTTCTGTGCGCACGCTGACGAAACAAGAAATTTACCGCCGCTTAAGCCGCGCCCATGTTTTCATTCTGGAAAATTTTGCCGAGCCTGTTTCGCTGGAGGATCTGGAAAGGATAGCGTTTTTTTCCAAATTCCATATCGTGCGGCTCTACCGCCAGATTTATGGCCTGACGCCCTACCAACACATTCTGCATTTGCGGATAGGGCGGGCGAAAGAATTGTTGCGAAAAGATCATTCCCCGACGGAGGTGGCCCTGCGGCTTTCCTTTTCCGACCGCCGGGCTTTTGCGAAAACATTTAAGAAGATAGCGGGCGTTTCCCCTTCCGTTTTTCGACAAGAAAATTAG
- a CDS encoding fatty acid desaturase family protein encodes MTTNDVKELNLNLDATTFKPLFQTNPMKHAAAMALNWAIILAAMYLCTRYFHPISYFLAVIVIGARMHALAILMHDATHYRFLKNRKWNDIITNVTTMYPLFTSLEQYRQNHLRHHKHLNTEHDPDWVSKLGVEAFQFPKTKKEFLWIVFSYLTLYRGVRDAIWFLKRFSAPQKKQPAQAGNKALRLAFYIVLFTVLTVFGLWKYFALYWVAPYLSTFFMFQYVRSVAEHFGELEHDHALTSSRTVKANALERFFFAPHNVGYHLEHHLYPGVPFYNLPALHQLLMQEAEYKGKAHVTQGYWKGLMEELGG; translated from the coding sequence ATGACCACTAATGATGTAAAAGAACTGAATCTGAACCTTGACGCCACCACCTTTAAGCCTTTGTTCCAAACCAACCCCATGAAACACGCCGCCGCCATGGCGCTCAACTGGGCGATCATCCTGGCGGCCATGTACCTGTGCACCCGGTACTTCCACCCCATCTCTTATTTTCTGGCGGTAATTGTCATCGGCGCCCGGATGCATGCGCTGGCGATATTGATGCACGACGCCACCCACTACCGGTTCCTGAAAAACCGGAAGTGGAACGACATCATCACCAATGTCACCACGATGTATCCGTTGTTCACCTCGCTGGAACAATACCGGCAGAACCACCTCCGCCACCACAAACACCTAAATACGGAACACGACCCGGACTGGGTGTCCAAACTGGGCGTGGAAGCTTTTCAGTTTCCCAAAACCAAAAAGGAATTTCTGTGGATTGTGTTTTCCTACCTCACCCTGTACCGGGGTGTCAGAGACGCCATCTGGTTCCTGAAGCGGTTTAGCGCACCTCAGAAAAAGCAGCCGGCACAGGCGGGGAACAAGGCGCTTAGGCTGGCGTTTTATATCGTTCTCTTCACCGTCCTCACTGTATTCGGCCTGTGGAAATACTTTGCCCTGTACTGGGTGGCCCCTTACCTGTCTACTTTCTTCATGTTCCAGTATGTGCGCAGCGTAGCCGAACATTTCGGGGAACTGGAGCACGATCACGCCCTCACTTCCTCCCGGACGGTCAAGGCCAACGCCCTGGAGCGGTTCTTCTTCGCCCCGCACAACGTGGGCTACCACCTGGAGCACCACCTGTATCCCGGCGTGCCGTTCTACAACCTGCCCGCCCTTCACCAATTGCTGATGCAGGAGGCCGAATACAAGGGTAAGGCGCACGTCACGCAGGGGTACTGGAAGGGGTTGATGGAGGAGTTGGGCGGGTAG